The genomic window AAATCAAAGACTCTCTCTTTTCATATAGTCAGCCAAAACAGAGATATTACAGACTCTGAACAAAAGCTGCCAATTTGGCAATCTCTGCTTAAGGTCCAAACACAAATGGTGGAGGACCACAATCACATGAATAAGGTTCATTACCAAATAAAATACTCAACCCAAATCAATAGAAACCAATAATATTAGTAAGAGATCaaagaaaaaaacaaacaatGAACTTTTGCAAGGATAATTATCGATAATTGAGGAAGATCCAACCAACAAGAACAAGCTTTGCCCCAAACAACTAATAGCCTAAAAAAGTCATATATAGTaccttcttcttttcctcttcgaGTTTCTGCCTCTCTTGATCAGTCAGTACCTCACGTTTGTTTAGATCTCTGCTCCAGGAATCTAGCTTTCGTTTTTTTGCCTCCAACTCACTGCTCAacttttcttgttcttccaaTATCCTCCTTACCTCAATACGGGCAAGACGTTGCATTTTCCTTGATTCTATCAAAGAAATTGGACAATTTTGTAATATTAACCTTCAATGCAGTTTTTGTTTTTGTGTTCATTAACATACACCGATGTATTccgcataataataataataataataataataataataataataataatgagacCACGTGCCAAACACATTAATTAACGTGCAAACAGGAAAGAATTAATTAGATGCTACAGATAGAATGTAGTAACACCTTCAACAAAAGCATTGTGAAGTTGGTCTTTCTCCACAAGCATCCTGCTCAAGGACAAATTCTTCTCATTGAATTTGTATACCATTTTGTTGATGTTTTCATTTGTAATATCAAGCTCATTGGCCAGGTTTGCCACAATACTATTTCTGCTTTCAGATGCTTCTTGAACAATATCTGAAACTGTCCTCAACCTTCCTTTATTGCGTAGGTAATCCCCTATCAGTCCTTCACAACCATAATCATCTTCCCGTGCTACCCATCCATAAATGTTTGTGTCTGCTTGCAACTTGTTTGAACTCCAATCCTTTTTACCACGACGTGCAGTTTCAAATGATTTCTCAAATGCACTTGCATTCATGAAACCGTTCCAGTCATTATTGAAGTCCACTACAGCTTGAGAAACCGTATCACCTTCATTCAAGAATATTTTAACATTTAATGGTCTGTATTTTGCAAATTCCTTCAACCAATATCCAGAATCCTGTGCTTTACTCTTTATGTTAACAAGAATACCCGTCCAGGGCCAAACATACAACTCATCTTGCTGCGGAGGTTGATTGACAGCTTGAGGTGCAGGCGGACGCTGGACTTCGTCTGCCTCGCTGGCTAGCTCATTGTCCATGTACTTCCACAGAGCAAGGTGGTTCGCCTTCTGTTTCGCACTTCTGTTAGCAGAACCCTTAGCCACGCCTGACGCGTGTTGGTACAATTCCTTGTATTTATACTCTTGTTTCTTCTTCCCAGCACAGAAAGGACATCTAAGAGTCCCATTTAAGGCTTTAACCTTGTACTTTCCACTCCTTATCTGTTCATATGGTTTCTCTGAATAGTCGTCAATCTCAGACTCACTAATATCCGATTCATCCTCAGAGCTGTAGTCCATTGGAGCTGTGCATCATTTTACACAACATTTAGTTCAGGACATAAACTTCAAGTAAAATTTCCTCCAGAAATCatcaaaataaggaaggaaaaaaaTTTGTATAAACCAACATAAGAATAATTTCTCATTCAAAATGTTGCTAACAGGAACAACTGTACAACAATgtaaacataaaaacatagagtTCTACTGAAACAAAATTTCGCATCGCAAATGCACAAGCATAATGTCACAAATTGAGTTTCCCGCATTGTAAaattaatacataattatatatataaattacgTCAACGCATAGCATATGAAGATATGATACATCAATTTCTCAGTGATAATAGCACATGCATGCACGAATAGAATCACGGAAATTGAGAGTGTGGAAACAAATTAAGAAGAAAACCAAaattgagaaaagagaaaaagacaaatTGGAACTAACCACTCAGTCACTGTTGACAGCTAGCGATGTGGAAGAAGACTACaaccaccgccaccgccaccaccaccaccggcgTTAACGTGAAGATCAACGAGAAGAGAAGAGTGAGAGGATACGAATTACGAAATGATTTGACTTGAAAATGAGAGAAGAAATTGAAGAGTGAGTGAAACCCTAGTGGCTAGTGTAGTGTACTGTATAGTAGAGTGACTCGTGAACACTTTCTCTTAATTGCATCCCATACCCCTGAAGTTACTTCATATGCATTTTAAACCCCTTTATTCTTGAAATATGTGAAATCATCTTCCTGTAAACTTTTTTTGAATATTGATATGACCTTTGGACTTTTCTAAATTTGCATTCTTCGATATTATAACTTGTTTCAGTGtttgtttagttttagatatggtaggaaattatttttaatatctaaaagaATTGGatacatttattttattataaaaatttatgtaACTAGATTTTAAATTTCTAAAATAATTCCAAtattaataaaaagaaaattgttttGATTAAAAACATAATAATCAAGGAATGTACTAAtaactttatatttaatttttattaccaaTATCAAATACATATTCTTTTAGATGTGAATAAAATTTTATACTTTATGCAAGAGAATATTCTTAGAAATCTTAGTAATGATCAAaactataattaaatattttttagtcTAGTTAAAATTTCACAGACATTGAGCTAAGCTAACTGAACAGATTTTGGATACCAAGATATTCTATTTACACNNNNNNNNNNNNNNNNNNNNNNNNNNNNNNNNNNNNNNNNNNNNNNNNNNNNNNNNNNNNNNNNNNNNNNNNNNNNNNNNNNNNNNNNNNNNNNNNNNNNNNNNNNNTTttggttttatttatttttagtaaataaaccattatatatatttatactagaggtaatgaccaaatcatTACTCGAAAGATTCAAACGGTGACATTTTGGTACCTtactattgttattgacaaaatagtccttaaaagattttaaaatttgacaagcgtatcCACGAGTTCGCCGGAGCATATCTCCGGCAAGTACAGTGCTGACATGGCCACTATATTTTTTATGACATGGCAAAAACCCTCTCCCACCCTacttcttcctttcttcctttCCAACGCACTTCTCTTTCTCCTTTCCCCTCCCCAACGCACTCCCCCTTCCCCTTCCTGTCCCCCTCCCTAACCCTAATCTCCCATCCCCAACGCGCTTCCCCCCTCCTCAATCCAAAATCCCTCTTTCTGAACTCTAATCCCCTTCCTTTGCCCCTTTGAATTCTAATATCCTTCAATTCTCACACTCTCGACTCACTCTCCCCCAAATCAACCTTCTCAGTCTTATAGAGCCAGTGTCATCGACACCACACTGTCGCCATCTCGTCGTCGGGTCTTCTGTGTCCGCCAGTGTCGTCTGTCTCCTTCGTGGCATTGCGTTGTCTGTGCGTCTTCACTGCTTGTATCTGCTAGCTGCTAGCCCCCAGTCGCTGCCATGCCTCCTCTGTCTGGGTTCCATCTTGGCTCCATCGTGTTGTGCCTCCTCTGTGTCTGgtgttcttcttctattcttattttGGTGGTGTCtgtattaagttttattttattttattttgattattgtatatgaatttgtttgttttttctgAGTTTTATTGTTATTAATCTTTTTGAATGATAATTTAACCTAAAAATTTGGGACAATTCATGATTTGGGGCAACTCTAATGATGTTGAAGTTGTTGTTGCTGTGAATGGTGGTATTGAGGGAGGAAAAGGGGAGTGTGCGTTGGGGAAGGGGGAGTGGTGGAGATTATTGTTGCTGTTGATATTAAGGCTATTGTTACTGCAAGTGGTGGGGTTGAGGGAGGGAGGGGTAGTGTGTGTTGGAGAGGGAgaatggtggaggttgttgttgcttaTGATGTTAAAGTTGTTGTTGCTATGAATGGTGGTGTTGAGGGAGGAAGGGGAAGTGTACATTGGGGAGGGGGTTGTGATGCGGCGGAAACTGCGATGGGGATGGGGCTGCAACagggagggagagggaaggggAGGGAGTGTGCGTTGGGGAGGGAACTTTGGGGGTGATTTACCAAGTCACCAAAATACGGTGGCCACATTAGCATTGTGCTGGCCGGAAATTTGCTATGGCAAGCTCGGAaacacgcttgtcaaattttaaaatcttttaaggaccattttgtcAATCACAATAATAAAGTACCAAAATATCAGCATTTGAATTTTTCgagtactgatttggtcattacctctttatactataataaaattctaaaaatcaGACCAATTATCGAACCATTTTAATCATCAATTCACCAATTTATTAGTACAATCGGTTCAATCGTGATCTAGTCGAAAAAATcgttttatactaaactaataaataaattatgaaTAAACACCATCCAACCTAACATGTCATACTCATTTGTTTGTTGATTATCCTGCCGATGAT from Arachis ipaensis cultivar K30076 chromosome B09, Araip1.1, whole genome shotgun sequence includes these protein-coding regions:
- the LOC107618063 gene encoding factor of DNA methylation 1 (The sequence of the model RefSeq protein was modified relative to this genomic sequence to represent the inferred CDS: added 38 bases not found in genome assembly); translated protein: MDYSSEDESDISESEIDDYSEKPYEQIRSGKYKVKALNGTLRCPFCAGKKKQEYKYKELYQHASGVAKGSANRSAKQKANHLALWKYMDNELASEADEVQRPPAPQAVNQPPQQDELYVWPWTGILVNIKSKAQDSGYWLKEFAKYRPLNVKIFLNEGDTVSQAVVDFNNDWNGFMNASAFEKSFETARRGKKDWSSNKLQADTNIYGWVAREDDYGCEGLIGDYLRNKGRLRTVSDIVQEASESRNSIVANLANELDITNENINKMVYKFNEKNLSLSRMLVEKDQLHNAFVEESRKMQRLARIEVRRILEEQEKLSSELEAKKRKLDSWSRDLNKREVLTDQERQKLEEEKKKKDLRNESLMMASKEQKIADEKVYTLVEEQKREKEEALNKILLLKKQLDAKQKLEMDIEELKGKLQVMRHLGDADDAAIQKKMKEMSDELQEKVENLDSMESMNQTLIIKERQSNDELQQARKALINGLEDILNSSSRTNIGIKKMGELDEKPFLNVFMKQKSLREEEAQTKGLELCSFWQENLKDSNWHPFKVVTVDDNPQEILNEDDEKLKSLKQEWGDEVYAAVITSIKELNEYNPSGRYIVKELWNFKEKRKATLKEVISYIVVNHIKHLKRKRT